The Bifidobacterium bifidum ATCC 29521 = JCM 1255 = DSM 20456 region TGTCATCTCGCCTAATTCCACGGCCGTCACCATCGAATGCGCCACGAACAGCTTGTACGTGCTCGCCGATGCGAACACCTGGGAGGAGTCGATGTCGACGAGTGTGCCGGCATTGCTCAGATCGACCACGGAGACGGAATATCTCGCGCCGGAAAACACACCGGCCAGCGCGGCGGATGCCTGGGCAGTCAGGTCGCGTTCGGGCTGGGCCGGAGCCGGCATGGCCGCCTTGAACATGCTCCGAGACGCCGATTGGGAACGAACCCTGCCGGACCCCGACTTGTCGGAGAAACTTTCGTCGGAGGAGCCGTCATCGGCGGCACTGCCGTCGGTGGGGTCGACCGTGGCACCGGACCGGGCCGCACCGGCTGATGAAACGCTGCCGGACGAGCCATCGCCATCGTTCGAGCACCCGCGCACGGACAATAGCACCACCATCGTCACCACGGAGAACATCGCGATCAGCACCGTCAGACGGCGGCGCACATACGTCAGCTCACGGGTGGATATTATTCGGCCGCCAGGCGGGTTCGCCCGCCGACGAGGGCCGACACGACCGCCGGCATGCGTCACGATGCCGCGCAGGATACGTCCCGTCCTGCGCCGCGGCGGGCGCATATGCTTTGCCATCGCGCACCTCCCCGACTGCTCACATCGACGCCCCCATTGTAACCCCCGAACGCAGCTAGTCAGGGGCGAGCATCCACACCTTGGTCACCCGTCATGGCACGGCTAAGACAGGTCATATATACGACAGGTCATATATGACAGCCGGGCGTCGGCAGTATCGACAGGTACGTCGATGCCGCCGACGCCCGGCCGGTCAATGATTACTCAGCGACCGCGGCGGAACGGCGCCGCGTTGCGCTTGCCGTGCGACTTGCGGAATCCCGCGGCCTTGCGCGTGGCACGGTTCGGCCCGCTCTGGCTCCTGCGGTTCCGCCCGTCACGACGGTTGTCACCGTCGTTGTTGTGCGAGCCGCCCTTGCGGTCCTCGAACGACGTGTCGTGGAAACGCCCGTTGCGACGGTTGCTGCGGCGATCGGCCTCGCGACCGTCAAACGGCGTGTTGAAATCGTCGCCGAAGTCGTTGCCGCGGCGCTTCTTGCCGCCCTTGCGACCCTCAGCGTCACGGTACTGACGCCGGTCGTCAAAACGGCCGTCATCGAAGCCGGAGCGCCCGTATCCGTCGAAACGGTCCCGCTTGGTGGTGTGCTTGCGCTTGCCGTGCGGCTTGCCCTCGCCGATGATCGACATCTGCGATTCGTCCCGATGGTCGAACCGGTATTGGGCGCTCTCGCGGCCCTCCATTTCGGCGCCGTCATGACGATGGCCGTCACGGCGTGCGGACGGACGGGAGAAATCATGCTCGCCGCCACGGGCGCGGGACTTGCGGCCGGAACGTCCCCGCCCGCCGCGCGCCTCACCACCGCGACCGCCCTTGCGATCGGAGCGGCCGGCGCGCTCGGAACGGCGCAAAGCCTCAAGCGCCTTGTCCAGCGACCAGCCCTCGACGACCGGCGCGTGCTCGCCGACCAACTCGGTCAGATCTTCGGACGCCGGCGTGATTGCCACCGACTTGACTCGGATGCCGGCGCGCTTCATCATCTGGCGAGTGCTGCGGGCCTGATTCGGCAGGACGAGCGTCACCACGTCACCCTGTTCGCCGGCGCGCGCAGTGCGGCCGGAACGATGCAGGAACGATTTGGGGTCGGCCGGCGGATCGGTCTGCACGACCAGCGTCACATCATGGACGTCGATGCCGCGAGCGGCCACGTCGGTGGCAACCAATACGCGTACCAGGCCCTTCTCGAACGCCAACAGGTTGCGGTCACGCTGCTTCTGGCTGAGGTTGCCCTGCAGATCGACCGCGGGAATGCCCTCGTCGATCAGTTTCTTCGCCATCTTCTTGGCCTGGAACTTGGTGCGCGTGAACAGGATGCGCTTGCCGGTGCCGCTGGCCAGCAGACGAATCACCTCATGCTTGTTGCCCTGCGACACTTCGAACACGTGATGGGTCATCGTGTCGACCTGCGAGACGACAGAACTGACCGCATGTACTTTCGCATCCGGCAGGAACCGCTTGACCAGCGCGTCCACGCCGTGGTCGAGCGTCGCCGAGAACAGCATACGCTGACCGCGCGAATCGGTCTGCTCCAGCAGACGCGTGACGGGCGGCAGGAATCCCATGTCGGCCATCTCGTCGGCCTCGTCGAGAATCGTGATCTCCACGGCGTCCAGAGACAGCTTGCCCTGACGCAGCAGATCCTCAAGACGTCCCGGGCAAGCGACGACGATATCGGCGCCCGCACGAAGCCCCGCGACCTGACGGGCGTAGCTCACGCCGCCATACACGGTGACGGTGCTCATGCCGTACGCCTCGGCGAGCGGCTGAATCACCTCGTCGATCTGGTTGACGAGCTCACGGGTCGGCGCGAGCACCAATCCGCGCGGACGCGGCAGGGACGCCTGCTCCCGCGCGGCCTTCTCGTCGGACGCCTTGCGAATCTGCTCGAATTCCTTCATGGCCACTTCGGTGACGCTGTGCTCGCTCAGGCGGGCGACCAGCGGAATGGCGAATGCGAGCGTCTTGCCGGAGCCAGTCTGCCCGCGACCGAGCAGATCGACGCCGTTCAGCGAATCGGCGAGCGTGTCCGCCTGAATCGGGAACGCGGTGACCTTGCCGTCCATGGCGAGCACGTGCACCAGCGGCTTGGGCACGCCGAGCTCGGCGAACGTCGGAGCGGCATCCTGCTCCTTGTCATCTGCGGAAGCATCAAGGGCGGCATCGATATCATCTATATCAACAGTGTCCGTATCGGTATGCATAACGGAACGCGCAGCGGAACCAGCCGCGAAATCATGGTGACGTTTCGGCACAATAGCCTTTCAACAACGAAGCCGATCACTTACGCGGCTTCTGACGGAGTGTCTACCATATCAGCACCCCCTCCCCAGGATGCCGGGCCGGACGCGGCGCGGCGCGGCGGTTTCGCTATTACCATGTTATCGGGCCGCCGATGACGTGCCAATGCGCGCCAATGCCATATCGACTCATTGAGAGAGGTTCAACGATGAAGAAAGGACTGTCCCCGACGACGGGGCGGGTCATGTTGCTGTGCTGCGCGATGCTGTGGGGAGGTAGCTATCCCATAGCCAAGGTCGCGATGGGTGTCGTCACGCCGCAATGGCTGATGGGATTGCGGCTAGTCGGCGCGTCGACGATCATGCTTATCCTGTTTCGCAAGCGAATCGTACCGTATCTGAACAAATCCATCATCATCCCGGGGCTGGTGACCGGGCTCACGTATTGGGGCACGATGATCAGCCAGACGGTCGGCCTGACGATGATCGAACCCGGCCGCAGCGCATTCCTGACCTCGGCGTATTGCGTGCTGGTGCCGTTCGTCTCATGGCTGCTGATGCGGCAGCGCCCTGCGGCGCGCAACATCGTCGCGGCCGCCCTGTGCCTGACCGGCGTCGGCTTCGTGTCGCTCGGGTCCGGGCTGGGCGGGCTCACGATTGGCACCGGCGACCTGTTGACGCTGCTGTGCGCGGTGATCTTTTCGTTCAATCTGGTGTGTCTGGGCAAGTGGAGCCGCGTCATCGACCCGGTGGCGCTGACGTTCGCGCAGTTCGTGACGGCCGGCGTGTGCTTCATAGTCGGCGCGTCGTTCAGCGAACCGGCGCCGAACGCCTCATGGCTTGCGCCGGGCGTCCTCGCATGCCTGGTCTACCTGTTTCTCGGCGCGACGATGCTGGCTCAGATCATGCAGAACGTCGGGCTCAAGGTGACCCCGCCTTCGCAGGCGTCGATCATCATGTGCCTGGAGACCGTGTTCAGCATGGTGTTTTCGGTGCTGTTCTATGGAGAGACTGTCAGTGGTGCTGCGGCGACCGGATTCGCGCTGATTTTCCTGGCGATACTGGTGTCGCAGATCCGGCTCAACGGGCGTCTGCTGGAGCGGGTCGGCCGCAAGGCGCGGTAGTGGTGCCACCACACGGCACCACACCACCACACGGCACCACACCACCACACGGCACCACACCACCGTGCGACACCACGCCACCGTGCGACACGCCCGGAGTGCGTAGCACAATCATCGAATCGTCACTGGCCATGCATTGCCATTGCGCCGTTCTTCGATTCGCACCTTGCGATTGTGCTACGCATTCCGGGCGTGTCGCATGCAATCGTGCGGTCAGCGGCGACGCAGCTTGGCGAGCTGATAGACCTCGTCGGAGGCCGCGGCGACTTCTGGACTGGTCACGCACTTGCCCTCCTCATGGGCGAGCGCCATGATGTCGTCCTGCGTGGCCATGTCGAGATTGCCGGTCGGCTCGTCGGCGAGGACAATCGACGGACCATAGCTCAGCGCCCGCGCGATGGCGACGCGCTGCCGGAGTCGCCGCTCGTACCAGTCGAACCGGAACCACCCGAATCAGAGCTGCTGCCCGGAGCACCGCCCATATCGGCGCCGCGACCGAACTGCTCCTCCTGGCTGGCGGTCTGGGTCTCCTGCGAGGAGACGCAGCTGGTTCGACACGGGCACCGACGCCACGGCCCCGCCGGCCACGCCAAGCGCGATACCGCACATCGTCACGATCAGCAGCTCGATTGCGAACTGCGCCGCCACCTTGACCTTCTTCACGCCGATGGCGGTGAGTACGCCGACCTCGTATTTGCGTTCGCGGATGTTGAACAGATTGAGCACGACCGCACCGACCGCCAGTACGACGATGAGCAGCGTAAGGGCGAACTTGGCGAGGCTGTCGAGCAGCACGAGGCTCGATTCGTGGTTCTCCACGTCGGCGGACTGCACGGTGTAGGTGTCGTCCAGTCCGGCCTTCCGGACGTCGGAAGCGAAGGTCTCATAGTCGTCGGCGCTGCCGAGCATGTAGGTGTAGCCCAGCTGGGTCGTGGTGTTGTTGTCATCGTCGTTCGCGGTGGTGTCGGCGTCCAAGCCAAGCGATTTGAGCGTGGAGACGGATGTGTATATCGCGTTGTCGGCGTCCTGCGAGGTGCCGCCCATCGGGCCCATCGCGCTGGTGTTGCTGGACGTGCTGTTCTTGTAGATGCCGCTGATGGTGAACGTGTAGGTCGTCGACGTGTCGGACGGGTTGGTGACGGTGATCTCGTCGCCGACCTTCAAGTCGTTGAAGTCGGCGAGCGCCTTGGAGATGATGACCTTGCCGTTGTCCGACTCGCCATAGCCGAACACTTCGCCGGACGACATCGTGAACGTGCCGTTCGCCGCGTTGGCGATGGCGGTGTCCGACGAGAATCCGGTGAGCGTGAAGTCGCCGGAGGTCATCATCATGACGCTAAGAGAGAACGTCACGACCGTCGAATCTTGTCTGGCTCTTTTCTGAAAACTCTCTGAACGGAGAAATACGATATTATGCCGGATACTGTCGCATTCGACGGCTTCCGATTCGTCACAGGTAGGTTTTCATCGCCAGATCAACGGTGAGTACGATGCCGGCGAGCACAGCCGCGATGCGCATGATCCGGGCCGGGATCCTGCGAGTGACGGGCGACGCTATGTATCCGCCGATGAAGCAGCCGATGCACAGCAGGATGGCCGCAGGCCAGTCCACGACGCCGCGCACGATGAAGATGACCGACGCGCTGATGTTCGCACCGGTGCCGATCAGCGTCTTGAGCGCATTGATCTGATGGAACGGACCGATCTTGCCTGCGTCGAGCACCGCGAGCGCGCACGTGCCGGCACCGGCACCGAAATATCCGCTGTATACCGCCACGAACGCGACGCCGAGCCATATCCACCATGGGTCCTTGGACATGGGTTGTGTCGATGCGGGAGCCGACGCGGGCGCGCCGTCGCTCCCCTGCCCTTGTGGCGTCGTCAGGGATCTGGCCTGGGCCATGACGTCCGCCGCGGCCTGCCGCGCCTGCATGCGGCCGCGCGGATTGACCGCTATGATCAGCGAGCTGAACAGGATCAGCGGCGGAACGGCGAATTCGAAGATCTTCGGGTCGAGGCTGAGCAGCAGCGCAGCGCCGGCGACGCCTCCCACCGCGCCGATGCTTACGTAGGTGATGGAACGCAGCCGCTGCCCGCGCAGCTCCTTGCGGGCGCCCAGCACGCCACCGATGCCGGTGCCGATCACGCCGACGGTATTGCTCGCGTTGGCGAGGACCGGCGGAATACCCAGCGCCAGCAGGGCCGGATACGATACCAGCGAAGACGCGCCGACCGCATATCCCACGAATCCGGCACCGATGCCGGCCAGCAGGATCAGCAGCATCGTCATCAGCGAAAAACCGGCAATCACCACCGCATCAACTCCCCGCATATATGGACATCCCGACTCAGGGAGAATACGTCAAAGCGGCACGGCCCGCAGCCGCTCGTCAACATAGCGGACATGAATCACGATGCGCGACGCGGTCGCACGATGGCCCGCGCTACAGCGATCCGAGTGCTCAGGCCTCCCCGCGCGGCACCGCGCCCGACAAGGACGCCGCATGATTGGCCACGCGCAGTTGCCCGTACACCAGCGCCCGCGTGAAATGGTGCGCGCACAGACCATTACTTTCCGCAGGATTATGGCATCCCGCGATATTGCAGGTACGTTCCGACATAACAGCCCCCTTCCACCGCCCCCCCCATGGATTACGGTGATCTTCTCTGAGGCTTCTGATGTTTTTGTGGGTTAGATTACGGGTTGTGGCAGTCGGATGTCGAGTCCGCCGCATCTGGGCATGACCAGGGCGATGAGGTTGGTGACGCGGTGGAAGCCGTAGGCCATGCGGACGGTGACCTTGATCCTGTTGTTGAACGCCTCCGACTGCCCGGCGGTCAGCCTGTCGGGGTCCTTCAATACGGCGTACCCGGCGCCGCGCATGCGCCTGGCCGCCTCCCCGTCGCCGCCGCGCGGGCGACCGCCGTCACGGCGGCGGTCATTGCTTCGTCGCGATCACCGACGTCGCGGCTGTCGCGGCGAACCCCTTGAGTACGTCTGCCATCACGTCACGGTCCTCGGCGTCGATGCCGCGGACGGCGGCGAGCATGACCGGCAACGACTGCGTCCAATGCGAGGTGAGTTCGCCGAACGTGTCATACCCGCCGGCCTCGAGGACGGCGAACAGGTTCTCGATGAACCGGCGGCGATGCTCGTCATCGAACTTCGCCATCCACCCGTTGATCGTGCGCGCCAGATACCGGGAGCTCGCGGACAGGCCGCCGGCGTGCACGAACTCGCCGCGCTCGACCTGCCAGTTCAACGCGAAATGCTGCATGATGCTGGCGCCGTCGCTGGAGACGATCGTATAGCCGTCCTCCACATGCTCGCGCATCTCGAACAGCATGCCGACGATCGACGATTCCGGCACCGACTTGTCGACGAGCGGCGCGACCCGCGCATAACCGGGAGTATCGAAGAAGTCGGCGTCGAAGCCCGGCCCGTCATGGCAGAACACGGCGATAAGGCGCTCCTGCACCGCGGCAGGCGCGTTTGCGGCCGCATACACCGCCAGATTGCCGCCTTTGGAATGGCCGCCGACCATGAGCGGGCCGTCCCGGCGCCCCGCGATGTCGGCCAGATACCGCGCGGCGGACTCCTGCGCGGCGACCGGACGACGGAACGCCATCGCGAAATCCTCCTTCCAGCCGACGATCGTGCTGTCGGTGCCGCGGAACGCGACGTACGATGAGCCGTCGCCGACGTCGAACACGCAGGCGGAGAACTGCTTGGTGGTCTCGGGGTCGAACTCGTCCACGTAGCCGCCGACGCGCAGATCCCGCCAGCGCGGGCTTTCGCACATCGCCCGCAACAGGTCGACATTCATCGACGGCGACCACACCTTGCCGAACATGTCGTCATAGCATTCCGCGCGCAGCAGGTCCCTGACGCCCACCATGGCGAGGTCGACGTCCGTCGCCTCCGCATCGAGTCTCGGCACGTTGACGGGCATCCGCGCGTATGACAGCTGCGCGAGCGCCAGACTGTCGACCTCGTTGAACGGACGGTCGGCGAACGTGTCCTCGTTCGCGCGGATGTCATCGATGATGTTCCCCATGGCGGCCTCCCGTGATGCCATCGATTCTACGCGCTCCCCTTCACACGCGACGCCCCGGCCGCCTGGCACGCGCCGACACGCACTACAATGGTCTGATCACGTCAACATCACGCATGCATCCCATGCACGCCAAGCGGTTTCAAGCGCGAAGGAGAGCACTATGACGCACATCGACACCACCTGTGTCCAAGGCGGATACCAGCCGGGCAACGGGGAGTCCCGCACTCCCCCGATCATCCAGGCCACGACGTTCAAGTACACGTCGAGCGAGCAGATGAGCCGACTGTTCGACCTGTCCGAATCCGGCTACTTCTACACCCGTCTGCAGAACCCGACCAACGACACGGTCGCCGCCAAGATCTGCGAGCTCGAAGGCGGCGCGGCCGCGATGCTCACCAGCTCCGGCCAGGCGGCGAACTTCTTCGCCCTGTTCAACATCTGCAACGCGGGCGACCATATCGTGGCCTCGTCCGCGATCTACGGCGGCACGTTCAACCTCATCAACGTGACGATGCGCAAGATGGGCATCGAATGCACGTTCGTGAGCCCCGACTGCACGCCCGAGGAGCTGGACGCCGCGTTCCGGCCGAACACCAAGGCCGTGTTCGGCGAATCCATCTCCAACCCGGCGCTCATCGTGCTGGACTTCGACAAGTTCACCGCCGCCGCGCACGACCACGGCGTGCCGATCATCGTCGACAACACGTTCCCCACGCCGGTCAACTGCCGCCCGTTCGACTACGGCGTCGACATCGTCACGCACGCGACCACCAAGTACATGGACGGCCACGGCTCCTGCGTGGGCGGCGCGATCGTCGACTCCGGCCGCTTCGACTGGATGGCCCACGCCGACAAGTTCCCGGGACTGACCACGCCCGACGACTCGTACCACGGCGTCACCTACGCCACCGACTTCGGCCCGGCCGCCTACATCATCAAGGCCACCGCGCAGCTCATGCGCGACTTCGGTTCCACGCCGGCGCCGATCAACTCGTGGATCATGGGCATGCACCTGGAGTCGCTGGCCGTGCGCATGGAACGCCATTGCGCCAACGCACTCGCCGTGGCGAGGTTCCTCGAAGCCGACCCGCGCATCTCATGGGTGAGCTACCCGGGGCTGGAAGGCGACCGCAACCATGCGCTGGCCGCCAAGTACATGCCGAACGGCACGTGCGGCGTGATCTCCTTCGGCGTGCCCGGCGGGCGCGACACGGTCTCCTCGCTGCTCGACCATTTCCGGATGATCTCGATCGCCACGCACGTGGCGGATGCGCGCAGCTGCACGCTCTACCCGGCAGGCACCACCCACCGCCAGCTCACCGAGGAGCAGCTTGAGGAGGCCGGCGTCGGCATCGACCTGGTACGCCTGAGCTGCGGCATCGAAAACGCCGATGACATCATCGCCGACCTCAGGCAGGCCATGGACGCCGTGCTCTGATCAATCATCGATTTCGCTCAGCCGGCTCGCAAAATCATTCTCGGACACGCTCTCCCGGATCCGCTTCGCGAGCCGGCATCAGTCAGCGGGGAAGCCCAATCACGTCAGCCGACGTGGCGCTCGAAGCGGTGGAAGCCGGTGATGCGGTCGATCTCGGCCATGGCGTCGACGGGGATCTGGAAGCCGGATGCCTTGAGGTTGTTCTCCAGCTGGCCGGGCTTGCTCGCCCCGGCGATCACGCAGCTGATTTCAGGATGCTGCAGGATCCATGCCATCGACAGGACCGGCAGGTTCGTGCCAAGCTCGTCGGCGACGCCACGCAGCCGCTCCACCATGTCCAGGTTCTCATCGGTGAGCAGGTCGTTGATCTGGTGATCCGCCTGCCATGTGGCACGCGACCCGGCCGGCAGCGGCTGAACCACAGTGATCGGGTACAGAATGACGCTTCAGCATGCCGCCGACCACCGTGGCCGACACGGCGCCGAGCACCGCGCCGGGCAACAGGGCGAGAGCTCCCAGCACCGTGCCGGCGGTGAAGATCGCGATCGCCATGATGAACAGGGTCTTCGTGGCGAATTTGCGCACCATGAACGGCGAGCTGGGGATCGACACCGACAGCAACAGCAGGTAGCCGGCGGTCAGCCATTGCACGACCGATGCGCTGATCGAGAATTCCTCCATCAGTGTGGAGTAGGCGATGTTCAGCGACGCTTCCGACAGGATGCCGAGGAACGTCAGGATGGCCAAAGGCACCACGACGATGACGAGTTTCGTGGCGACCGGCTCTTTGCCGCCGTGGGGCAGGCGTGCGGTTGATGTGCTCATTGTGTCCTTTCCTTGATTTCCGGTACCCGGATGCGGCCGGATGCGCGGCGGATGGGCTGCGGCCGCGGGATCGGGCCGGCCGTCGTCTCGGCGAGCACGTCGCCCAGATGCGCGTGGTACTCCTCGACGTAGGTTCGGCGCAGGTCGAGTTCCCGCGCCGTGAGCGTGAGTGTGACGGCACGGCGGTCGGAGGGGTCGGCGTGCTTGTCGAGCAGTCCGATGGAAGTCATGTCGTTGACCAGTTTGGTGACGCTCGGCGTGGTGACGCCGAGGAACGCGCTTACATCGCATTCCCGTGCGGTGCCGACCGACTGCCCGTTGGGTTCGTTGAGTAGATGACACCGTTCTCAGCACAGGAGCGGTATGATGCACGATCCGGCACGTCACCCCGTAAAGCCCGGTATACAGGGTACATACACCAGGCAAAACACGCCCGGCAGAATGGTCATACCGGCTCGATACCATATCTGCCATACTTACTCACCATCAAACATCACAGGAGATCTCATGACCACGCTAGCCATTGATATCGGAGGAACCAAAATCGCCGCAGCCGTATGCGATGAAAACGATGCCATCACACATCGCTGGCGCGTTCCCACACCGATGGACGCCGACGCCATCAACCACCACATCGCCAACATCTACCATGAGGCCGTCGCCGCCGGCCACGACGACATCCAGGCCATCGGCATCTCCGCGGCCGGCAACGTCGGCGCGGACCGCCGCACCCTCACCTTCGCCGCGAACATCCCCGCGTGGATCAACTACGACCTGTCCGAGCACATCGGCGCGCTCATCGACCATGCCGTGCCAGTCGTCGTCGAGAACGACGCCAACTGCGCCGGCTGGGGCGAATACGTGCACGGTGCGGGCCAGGGCAGCTCGAACATGGTCGCGCTGACCGTAGGTACCGGACTGGGCGGAGCAATCGTCATCGACGGGCGGCTGTACCGCGGATCGTTCGGCATGGCCGCGGAGCTCGGACACCTGCCGATGGTGCCGGATGGCGACACCTGCGGATGCGGGCTTCGCGGCTGCGCGGAACGCTACACGTCTGGAAGCGCGCTGGAACGGTTCGCCAAGTCCGCCGTGCGCCGACGCCCGCAGGACGCCGAACGCCTGATGGAGTTGTGCGGCGGCGACGTCGACAAGCTCGAAGGCCCGATGGTCTCGCAGGCCGCACAGGAGGGCGACGTGCTCGGCCTGTACGCCTTCGGCAAAATCGGCGAATGGCTCGGCCGCGCGATGGCCGCCACCGCCGCGGTGCTCGACCCGGACGTCTTCGTGATCGGCGGTGGCGTAGTGGCGGTCGGCGACATCCTGCTGGAGCCGGCGCGATACAACTACCAGCGGTTCCTGGAGGGCAGCGCATACCGTGGCCACGCGAGCATCGTCGCCGCCACCGCCGGGCAGGACGCCGGCCTGATCGGCGCCGCCAACCTGGCACTGCGCTAAGACGCGCGATGAGAGATGACGATCAGACGCAATCGCGACGCGTGCAACATCCCAACATGAACCGCACGCGGGCTTACGGGTTCTGATACGTGCACAACTCCCGCGAAACGGCATAATGCACGCGTTGTCCAACGCCAGACGTGTACAACAGTGCATGACAACGATTTCATCCACTGTTGTACACCGACCGCAATTCCAGAAACGTTGGAATTCCAACAAGACACACATCTACATGCATAGGTCTCCCAAAGCGCCTCGTGCACAACTGCCGCATTCGCCCGATATGCGCACGTTGTACACGAGGTCCCCTTCGAAAAGACCTTCGAAAAGACCTTCGAAAAGACCTCCGGACCGAATCACATCCCTTTCATCTCCACCTCTCACATGAAGCCGAACGCGGTGCCTGCCGTTATGCGAGATTCGCACCGGACACGGATCACAGATCCCGTTTACCTTGACCGACAACGGCCGACACCCTAAGACAATGCGCGTTCGCGGTGGGAAATGCCACGAAATGTCGAAAACATGGGTTCTTGCCGGTTCGTGGCATGAAATATCCGACTTGTCTCATTGCTTGAAACAAAGGATACCGAATACTAGACAAGTCAGTAATTGGGCCTCCCATGCAGTTCTATTCGCGTCCCGGAAAAATCTTGCACGATACAACGAGAAAATTGCCGAATCACCAGCAGCGTTCGAGCATCGCCGTATCCTCCCTCGCCCCACCCTCCGGCCCAGCCGCATCACAGCATGTGGTAGTCTTGCTGTTGTTCATATTGGGCGGCATTCCGATATGCCAGGAAAGCCGCGTTGCAAAGGTAGTACCGTTTTGATTTCTCGATGAGCGTCGCCGAGTGGCTTCATGAGCGAAGCCGTGCCTCGGCGTACGCGATCGCAACTCACACCAATCACAGATCCGCAAACCGCATCGGCGAGATTGCGCCGATCCGGTTTCTGCATCCGCGCTTTATGTGAGTTTTCCCCCATTTCATCGAGAACAAGGAACCCAATGATACCTGCACTGACCCTGACGAACATCGTTTTCACTTATCCGGGCACATCGGAGCCGCTGCTTGACGGCATCGACGT contains the following coding sequences:
- a CDS encoding sulfite exporter TauE/SafE family protein gives rise to the protein MRGVDAVVIAGFSLMTMLLILLAGIGAGFVGYAVGASSLVSYPALLALGIPPVLANASNTVGVIGTGIGGVLGARKELRGQRLRSITYVSIGAVGGVAGAALLLSLDPKIFEFAVPPLILFSSLIIAVNPRGRMQARQAAADVMAQARSLTTPQGQGSDGAPASAPASTQPMSKDPWWIWLGVAFVAVYSGYFGAGAGTCALAVLDAGKIGPFHQINALKTLIGTGANISASVIFIVRGVVDWPAAILLCIGCFIGGYIASPVTRRIPARIMRIAAVLAGIVLTVDLAMKTYL
- a CDS encoding DUF2974 domain-containing protein, producing MGNIIDDIRANEDTFADRPFNEVDSLALAQLSYARMPVNVPRLDAEATDVDLAMVGVRDLLRAECYDDMFGKVWSPSMNVDLLRAMCESPRWRDLRVGGYVDEFDPETTKQFSACVFDVGDGSSYVAFRGTDSTIVGWKEDFAMAFRRPVAAQESAARYLADIAGRRDGPLMVGGHSKGGNLAVYAAANAPAAVQERLIAVFCHDGPGFDADFFDTPGYARVAPLVDKSVPESSIVGMLFEMREHVEDGYTIVSSDGASIMQHFALNWQVERGEFVHAGGLSASSRYLARTINGWMAKFDDEHRRRFIENLFAVLEAGGYDTFGELTSHWTQSLPVMLAAVRGIDAEDRDVMADVLKGFAATAATSVIATKQ
- a CDS encoding ABC transporter permease, producing the protein MTFSLSVMMMTSGDFTLTGFSSDTAIANAANGTFTMSSGEVFGYGESDNGKVIISKALADFNDLKVGDEITVTNPSDTSTTYTFTISGIYKNSTSSNTSAMGPMGGTSQDADNAIYTSVSTLKSLGLDADTTANDDDNNTTTQLGYTYMLGSADDYETFASDVRKAGLDDTYTVQSADVENHESSLVLLDSLAKFALTLLIVVLAVGAVVLNLFNIRERKYEVGVLTAIGVKKVKVAAQFAIELLIVTMCGIALGVAGGAVASVPVSNQLRLLAGDPDRQPGGAVRSRRRYGRCSGQQL
- a CDS encoding transposase, translated to MRGAGYAVLKDPDRLTAGQSEAFNNRIKVTVRMAYGFHRVTNLIALVMPRCGGLDIRLPQPVI
- a CDS encoding DEAD/DEAH box helicase, with product MPKRHHDFAAGSAARSVMHTDTDTVDIDDIDAALDASADDKEQDAAPTFAELGVPKPLVHVLAMDGKVTAFPIQADTLADSLNGVDLLGRGQTGSGKTLAFAIPLVARLSEHSVTEVAMKEFEQIRKASDEKAAREQASLPRPRGLVLAPTRELVNQIDEVIQPLAEAYGMSTVTVYGGVSYARQVAGLRAGADIVVACPGRLEDLLRQGKLSLDAVEITILDEADEMADMGFLPPVTRLLEQTDSRGQRMLFSATLDHGVDALVKRFLPDAKVHAVSSVVSQVDTMTHHVFEVSQGNKHEVIRLLASGTGKRILFTRTKFQAKKMAKKLIDEGIPAVDLQGNLSQKQRDRNLLAFEKGLVRVLVATDVAARGIDVHDVTLVVQTDPPADPKSFLHRSGRTARAGEQGDVVTLVLPNQARSTRQMMKRAGIRVKSVAITPASEDLTELVGEHAPVVEGWSLDKALEALRRSERAGRSDRKGGRGGEARGGRGRSGRKSRARGGEHDFSRPSARRDGHRHDGAEMEGRESAQYRFDHRDESQMSIIGEGKPHGKRKHTTKRDRFDGYGRSGFDDGRFDDRRQYRDAEGRKGGKKRRGNDFGDDFNTPFDGREADRRSNRRNGRFHDTSFEDRKGGSHNNDGDNRRDGRNRRSQSGPNRATRKAAGFRKSHGKRNAAPFRRGR
- a CDS encoding DMT family transporter — encoded protein: MKKGLSPTTGRVMLLCCAMLWGGSYPIAKVAMGVVTPQWLMGLRLVGASTIMLILFRKRIVPYLNKSIIIPGLVTGLTYWGTMISQTVGLTMIEPGRSAFLTSAYCVLVPFVSWLLMRQRPAARNIVAAALCLTGVGFVSLGSGLGGLTIGTGDLLTLLCAVIFSFNLVCLGKWSRVIDPVALTFAQFVTAGVCFIVGASFSEPAPNASWLAPGVLACLVYLFLGATMLAQIMQNVGLKVTPPSQASIIMCLETVFSMVFSVLFYGETVSGAAATGFALIFLAILVSQIRLNGRLLERVGRKAR
- a CDS encoding serine hydrolase is translated as MAKHMRPPRRRTGRILRGIVTHAGGRVGPRRRANPPGGRIISTRELTYVRRRLTVLIAMFSVVTMVVLLSVRGCSNDGDGSSGSVSSAGAARSGATVDPTDGSAADDGSSDESFSDKSGSGRVRSQSASRSMFKAAMPAPAQPERDLTAQASAALAGVFSGARYSVSVVDLSNAGTLVDIDSSQVFASASTYKLFVAHSMVTAVELGEMTWDSPLNGMTLQQCLTTMIVDSDNECPKAWLMRDNGAGYDKVTQQANALGAKNTTLHYLDVRTTSADLALILTKLYRGEIWNDDDRDMVIGLMKRQQYRSGIPAGIGGNGTVADKVGFRDSYLHDAGIVYSGKGDYAFVIMTSGSSWTAIANASAALYQLL